The following are encoded in a window of Flavobacterium psychrotrophum genomic DNA:
- a CDS encoding carboxylesterase/lipase family protein — MKKLYILIILLCLSAHAQLPQEIKITGGKISGVTNNDISIYKGIPFAAPPVGNLRWKAPQPVKPWRGVRECIAFGASPMQGEPVPFSMWSQEFLIPKSPISEDCLYLNVWSGTTAPTEKRPVLVWIYGGGFAGGGSGVPIYDGAALAQKGIVVVSFNYRVGLFGFMAHPELSKESGHKASGNYGLLDQVAALKWVQQNIAAFGGDPANVTIAGQSAGGMSVTYLIGSPLAKGLFNKAIAQSGSGFFREQPALAEAEKQGAELAEKLGAKNMADLRKLSSKQILDAQGGIRRPVIDGYVLPSGLAETFTANKENPVTLLTGWNENEDLFWGEFKDAAGFTQQIENEYKNNAQKLLTLYPANNDVEAEQAQLDLSRDRQFGIPEYSLIKAQLQRGTAYVYRFTHVVPATGEYLKYRASHTGEVPYTFNNLGTVDRPWADADYTLADTMSNYWVNFIKTGNPNGNRLTQWPAYTDKQSMIMEFDINPEAKPLPDKARLDFLQAMMEKE, encoded by the coding sequence ATGAAAAAGCTTTACATCCTCATCATATTATTATGCCTTTCGGCGCATGCCCAGTTACCACAGGAAATCAAAATAACCGGAGGTAAAATATCGGGCGTAACAAATAACGATATCAGTATATACAAGGGCATTCCGTTTGCGGCACCGCCCGTGGGCAACCTGCGCTGGAAAGCACCACAACCTGTAAAACCATGGAGGGGCGTGCGCGAATGCATTGCCTTTGGCGCAAGCCCCATGCAGGGCGAACCTGTACCGTTTAGTATGTGGAGCCAGGAGTTCCTGATCCCAAAATCGCCCATAAGCGAAGACTGCCTGTATCTTAACGTATGGAGCGGCACTACAGCCCCAACCGAGAAACGCCCGGTTTTGGTTTGGATATACGGCGGCGGATTTGCAGGGGGTGGCAGCGGCGTACCCATTTATGATGGTGCCGCGCTGGCGCAAAAAGGCATTGTGGTGGTAAGCTTTAACTACCGTGTGGGCTTGTTTGGGTTTATGGCGCACCCGGAGCTGAGTAAGGAATCCGGGCATAAAGCATCCGGAAATTATGGCCTGCTCGACCAGGTTGCAGCACTTAAATGGGTACAGCAAAACATAGCGGCCTTTGGTGGCGACCCTGCTAATGTTACTATAGCCGGGCAAAGCGCAGGCGGCATGAGTGTTACTTACCTTATAGGTTCGCCGTTAGCAAAAGGATTGTTTAATAAAGCCATTGCTCAAAGTGGTTCGGGGTTCTTTAGGGAACAGCCGGCATTGGCGGAAGCCGAAAAACAGGGTGCTGAATTGGCCGAAAAGCTTGGCGCAAAAAACATGGCCGATTTAAGAAAACTGTCGTCAAAACAAATACTGGATGCACAGGGAGGTATACGCCGTCCGGTTATAGATGGTTACGTGCTGCCATCAGGATTAGCCGAAACTTTTACTGCAAACAAAGAGAATCCGGTTACGTTACTTACGGGCTGGAATGAGAACGAAGATTTATTTTGGGGTGAATTTAAAGATGCAGCCGGCTTTACGCAACAGATAGAAAATGAATATAAAAACAATGCCCAAAAGCTACTAACCCTCTACCCTGCCAATAATGATGTAGAAGCTGAGCAGGCACAGCTGGACCTGAGCCGCGACCGCCAGTTCGGCATCCCGGAATATAGCCTGATTAAGGCTCAATTACAGCGCGGTACAGCTTATGTATACCGTTTTACACACGTGGTTCCGGCTACGGGCGAATATCTTAAATACCGCGCTTCTCATACCGGCGAGGTTCCCTATACATTTAATAACCTGGGCACGGTAGACCGCCCCTGGGCAGATGCCGATTATACGCTTGCCGACACCATGAGTAACTACTGGGTTAACTTTATTAAAACAGGTAACCCTAACGGAAACAGATTAACGCAATGGCCTGCGTATACTGATAAACAAAGTATGATCATGGAGTTTGATATTAATCCGGAGGCAAAGCCATTACCCGATAAAGCCCGACTGGATTTTTTACAGGCTATGATGGAAAAGGAATAA
- a CDS encoding MFS transporter: MQNTSITKTQIAVMSVAAGVCVANIYYNQPILKAIAHDFNVPESRAGIISVLAQAGYGLGLFFLTPLGDKVDRKKLIIGLMAVLVAVLIGTTFVQSFFWLCIFSLLTGLMSVAAQVILPMAAGMDTQNRGRTVGIIFTGILVGILAARVFSGLIAEWLNWRWVYGISSGMVVVCMLMVQGSLPNVRAGFDGSYAKLLGSSLLQLKRFPLLRRTALLGALMFGLFCSFWTTLTFHLSGAPFNYGPDVIGLFGFIAIGGALLAPMFGKLADKGNPAKAQLFSGLMVLISIILIKIFPESVPCFVISVLLLDVGVQATQVTNVATIYNLDATAHSRINTAYMTSYFIGGALGSYIGLQCWSLGGWDVVTWQLLAFCVVALGIVIASPRPSPKKRE, encoded by the coding sequence ATGCAAAATACATCCATCACAAAAACACAAATAGCGGTTATGAGCGTTGCCGCAGGCGTGTGCGTGGCAAACATTTATTACAACCAGCCTATTTTAAAAGCCATTGCGCACGACTTTAACGTACCCGAAAGCCGGGCGGGAATTATATCGGTGCTGGCACAGGCGGGCTACGGGCTTGGGCTGTTTTTTCTTACACCGCTGGGCGACAAGGTAGACCGTAAGAAACTCATTATTGGCTTAATGGCGGTATTGGTAGCAGTACTTATAGGTACAACATTTGTACAAAGCTTTTTCTGGCTGTGCATATTCAGCTTGCTTACAGGATTAATGAGTGTGGCCGCGCAGGTAATACTGCCTATGGCTGCCGGCATGGATACCCAGAACCGTGGTCGTACTGTAGGCATTATTTTTACAGGGATACTGGTAGGCATACTCGCAGCACGGGTATTTAGCGGACTTATTGCGGAGTGGCTCAACTGGCGTTGGGTGTATGGTATTTCGTCTGGAATGGTTGTAGTTTGTATGCTTATGGTGCAGGGCAGCCTGCCTAATGTAAGAGCAGGTTTTGACGGCAGTTATGCTAAGCTGTTAGGTTCGTCTTTACTGCAGTTAAAACGCTTTCCGCTATTGCGGAGAACGGCCTTGCTGGGGGCGCTGATGTTTGGGTTATTCTGTTCGTTCTGGACTACGCTTACCTTTCACCTTAGTGGTGCACCATTTAATTACGGACCCGATGTTATAGGCCTGTTTGGTTTTATAGCCATAGGCGGGGCATTGCTTGCCCCCATGTTTGGTAAGCTTGCAGATAAAGGAAACCCGGCTAAGGCGCAACTGTTCTCTGGCCTTATGGTGTTAATTAGCATTATTTTAATAAAAATATTCCCGGAGTCAGTGCCATGCTTCGTAATTTCGGTATTATTGCTCGATGTGGGCGTGCAGGCCACGCAAGTAACAAACGTTGCTACCATTTACAATCTTGATGCCACGGCACACAGCCGCATTAATACGGCTTATATGACCAGCTATTTTATAGGCGGCGCATTAGGCAGTTACATAGGGCTGCAATGTTGGAGCCTTGGCGGGTGGGATGTTGTAACATGGCAGCTGTTGGCGTTTTGTGTAGTGGCATTAGGTATTGTAATAGCCTCTCCCCGGCCCTCTCCAAAGAAGAGGGAGTAG
- a CDS encoding SMP-30/gluconolactonase/LRE family protein has translation MKNIFFSLLITGTAFAQKLEEVASFGKNQPIGVAVETTTNRVFVSFPHNEPFLYGLTEIKDGKRVAYPDTGWNWYVPKEYDTHFYNVQDIYADDKGCLWILDSKPAGGAALTSTGAAEKEGRFKLVKIKLADNKVEKVYNFGGLDKAKSGLNDVRVDTGRNLAYLSDPAQNAIVVLDLATDKVRIALQNDTSTVINEGYILKIDGREMRGEDGKPFSSAVNSIALTKDNKYFYYKPINQDKLYRVATQYLADVKLTAAALSKKVETIADAGVTHGLECDAKGNIYFGHSPSHSIKYVSPDGKVNTLVTDNRIIWPDSFGIGSDGYLYFSASQLNRLPKWNGGTDRVQYPYRVFRVKMP, from the coding sequence ATGAAAAACATTTTCTTTTCACTCTTAATAACGGGTACTGCGTTTGCGCAAAAGCTTGAAGAAGTTGCTTCTTTTGGTAAAAACCAGCCCATAGGCGTAGCGGTAGAAACTACAACTAACCGTGTGTTTGTATCGTTTCCGCATAACGAACCGTTTTTATATGGCCTGACTGAAATTAAAGATGGCAAGCGTGTAGCTTATCCTGATACGGGGTGGAACTGGTATGTGCCGAAAGAATATGATACGCATTTTTATAATGTACAGGATATTTATGCCGATGATAAAGGCTGCCTCTGGATACTGGATAGTAAGCCGGCCGGTGGCGCTGCCCTAACCAGTACAGGTGCTGCCGAAAAAGAAGGAAGGTTTAAGCTGGTTAAGATAAAGCTTGCCGACAATAAAGTGGAGAAAGTCTATAATTTTGGCGGACTTGATAAGGCCAAAAGCGGGCTGAATGATGTTCGGGTAGATACAGGGCGTAACCTGGCATACCTAAGCGACCCTGCCCAGAATGCCATTGTAGTCTTAGACCTCGCTACAGATAAAGTGCGCATTGCGCTGCAAAATGACACCAGTACTGTTATTAATGAAGGCTACATTTTAAAGATTGACGGGCGCGAAATGCGTGGCGAAGACGGCAAGCCTTTTAGTAGTGCAGTAAACAGCATCGCCCTTACAAAAGACAATAAATATTTTTACTATAAACCCATTAATCAGGATAAGCTGTACCGTGTTGCAACGCAGTATCTGGCGGATGTCAAGCTTACTGCTGCTGCGCTGAGTAAAAAAGTAGAAACGATAGCTGATGCCGGCGTTACCCACGGACTCGAATGTGATGCTAAGGGGAATATCTATTTTGGGCATTCGCCGAGCCATAGCATTAAGTATGTAAGCCCCGATGGCAAAGTAAACACGCTGGTTACAGATAACAGGATCATTTGGCCGGACAGTTTTGGTATAGGCAGCGATGGTTACCTGTATTTTAGCGCTTCTCAGCTTAACCGCTTGCCGAAATGGAATGGCGGCACCGACAGGGTGCAGTATCCGTACAGGGTGTTCAGGGTAAAAATGCCTTAG
- a CDS encoding MarR family winged helix-turn-helix transcriptional regulator, translating to MKKTDSLKLENQLCFPLYAASRLVTKCYQPALTALGITYPQYLVLLVLWEQDVINVSVISKKLELQSNTLTPLLKRMQDMELINRTRSDKDERNVMISLTEKGKNLKTDAHLVQNTLIDNIGISEDEAQQLHGLLNKLLQSINI from the coding sequence ATGAAAAAAACAGATTCATTAAAATTAGAAAACCAATTGTGTTTCCCGTTATATGCGGCATCAAGGCTGGTAACAAAATGTTATCAGCCTGCACTTACTGCACTAGGTATTACCTATCCACAATATCTGGTATTACTGGTATTGTGGGAGCAGGATGTCATTAACGTTTCTGTAATTTCGAAAAAACTGGAACTTCAGTCTAATACCCTTACCCCATTACTCAAACGTATGCAGGATATGGAACTTATAAACAGGACCCGTTCTGACAAAGATGAGCGCAATGTTATGATCTCTTTGACTGAAAAAGGTAAAAACCTGAAAACTGATGCACATCTTGTTCAAAATACACTAATAGATAATATTGGAATCAGCGAAGATGAAGCACAACAATTGCACGGACTACTAAACAAATTACTGCAAAGCATTAACATCTGA
- a CDS encoding organic hydroperoxide resistance protein, with the protein MKTLYQTTVEVTGGRNGSVKSEDGILELEVRMPKELGGVQGYTNPEQLFAAGYAACFDSALNLIMHQEKVKPETPSSVKATVALISNNEGGFSLDVALAVRIPGTAPEKAEELVKKAHAVCPYSNATRGNIGVKLEIL; encoded by the coding sequence ATGAAAACATTGTATCAAACTACAGTAGAAGTTACCGGTGGCCGAAACGGAAGCGTTAAAAGCGAAGACGGCATTTTAGAATTAGAAGTACGCATGCCAAAAGAATTAGGCGGGGTGCAGGGATATACAAACCCCGAACAATTGTTTGCAGCGGGTTATGCTGCTTGTTTTGACAGCGCACTGAACCTTATTATGCATCAGGAAAAGGTAAAGCCCGAAACACCATCAAGTGTTAAGGCTACAGTAGCGTTGATATCAAATAATGAAGGTGGTTTTTCTCTAGATGTTGCCTTAGCGGTACGCATACCGGGAACAGCTCCTGAAAAAGCAGAAGAGCTTGTAAAAAAAGCACACGCTGTTTGCCCTTATTCTAATGCCACACGCGGAAATATTGGCGTTAAACTCGAAATACTGTAA
- a CDS encoding cytochrome d ubiquinol oxidase subunit II has protein sequence MLYIVLLFVVLSFFLYVLLGGADFGAGTLELFSGPDHKKSIKKTVYSVMGPVWEANHIWIIILIVVLWIAFPDFYNIIIVYMHIPLTLILLGITLRGVAFVFRHYDAVKDKSQHLYDRMFEFSCLVTPIFLGMTFGALLNGDIQTLEQAPNANFYDLYIYPWLQPFPILTGFFFSALCVFLAATFLIGEAKDYEKRMYMRKAGIAIITVVVIGMVTILTGYFQGNEFTQQFISNPLAIGAVILSGILLYPLWKVIQIGRVIWSRFLAGLQVLLILFAAIGTHFPYLIITKHGSVSLLDHAAPDKVMKVLGISLIIGGTLIIPGLLHLLKSFRMIKVLEERD, from the coding sequence ATGCTTTATATAGTATTGCTTTTCGTTGTCCTCTCTTTCTTTTTATATGTGCTCTTGGGTGGTGCCGATTTTGGTGCCGGTACACTCGAACTCTTTAGTGGGCCAGACCATAAAAAATCAATCAAGAAAACGGTGTACAGTGTTATGGGCCCCGTATGGGAAGCTAACCACATCTGGATCATTATCCTTATCGTAGTGCTGTGGATTGCTTTTCCTGACTTTTACAACATCATTATTGTGTACATGCACATACCGCTTACACTGATATTACTGGGCATTACATTACGCGGTGTGGCGTTTGTATTCCGGCACTATGATGCCGTAAAAGACAAGAGCCAGCACCTGTACGACCGTATGTTTGAGTTTAGTTGCCTGGTTACACCCATCTTTTTAGGGATGACTTTTGGCGCACTGCTTAACGGAGACATCCAAACGCTGGAGCAGGCTCCTAACGCTAACTTTTATGACCTGTACATATATCCGTGGTTACAACCCTTCCCTATACTTACAGGTTTCTTTTTTAGTGCTTTATGTGTATTTCTTGCTGCAACGTTTTTAATAGGCGAAGCTAAAGATTATGAGAAACGTATGTACATGCGCAAAGCGGGCATCGCAATTATTACCGTAGTGGTTATCGGTATGGTTACCATACTTACAGGATACTTTCAGGGCAATGAATTTACACAGCAGTTTATCTCAAACCCTTTAGCTATAGGCGCAGTTATATTATCGGGCATATTGCTTTATCCTTTATGGAAGGTTATACAAATAGGCCGCGTTATCTGGAGCCGGTTTCTTGCCGGGCTACAGGTATTGCTAATTTTGTTTGCAGCCATAGGTACACACTTCCCATACCTCATTATTACCAAACACGGTTCTGTAAGCCTGCTCGACCATGCTGCGCCAGATAAGGTTATGAAGGTATTGGGCATCAGCCTTATTATTGGTGGTACACTGATTATTCCGGGTTTGCTGCATTTGCTGAAGTCGTTCAGGATGATAAAGGTGCTGGAAGAAAGGGATTAA
- a CDS encoding cytochrome ubiquinol oxidase subunit I: MDNLDAARMQMAFTLIFHIVFACIGMVMPFFMVLSHAKWLKTRRPEFLTLTKAWQKGVAIFFVTGAVSGTALSFELGLLWPAFMKHAGPIIGMPFSLEGAAFFIEALALGFYLYGWNKIPERFHLFTGVIVGLSGMISGILVVSANSWMNSPSGFDYVNGAFLNIDPVKAFLNDAWFAQALHMTLAAFAATSFAVAGIHAWQIYKGRNTLVHKTAFNIAIVFGAVAALLQPLSGDVSAKDIAYRQPVKLAALEAHYETEKGAPLYIGGIVDEENETVSHKIELPKMLSFLAFGDFDAEVKGLKDFPKENRPPVAITHYAFQVMVSLGGLLVLAALVYFISLKKKSWQGSKRYWLYFALMAPVGFLALEAGWIVTEVGRQPWIIHNVMRTKDAVTPMPGMIYSFYMYVLLYATLTVAVSWLMARQIKVLNQSPV, translated from the coding sequence ATGGATAATTTAGATGCCGCACGAATGCAAATGGCATTCACTCTCATCTTTCACATTGTATTTGCCTGTATTGGTATGGTAATGCCCTTTTTTATGGTATTGAGCCATGCGAAATGGTTAAAAACGCGCCGCCCTGAGTTCCTGACCCTTACCAAGGCATGGCAAAAAGGCGTAGCCATATTTTTTGTAACCGGAGCCGTATCCGGCACTGCCCTTTCGTTTGAACTTGGGCTGCTGTGGCCTGCGTTTATGAAGCACGCCGGCCCCATTATCGGGATGCCGTTTTCGCTGGAAGGCGCTGCCTTTTTTATCGAAGCACTGGCATTGGGCTTTTACCTCTACGGATGGAATAAGATACCCGAACGTTTTCACCTTTTTACCGGTGTTATCGTAGGTTTATCCGGAATGATATCGGGCATACTCGTGGTGTCAGCCAACAGCTGGATGAACAGTCCATCAGGGTTTGACTACGTTAACGGCGCGTTTCTTAACATCGACCCGGTTAAGGCATTTCTTAATGATGCCTGGTTTGCACAGGCGCTCCACATGACGCTTGCTGCTTTTGCCGCCACCTCTTTTGCCGTTGCCGGAATACACGCCTGGCAGATATACAAGGGGCGTAATACACTGGTGCACAAAACCGCTTTTAATATCGCTATTGTTTTTGGTGCTGTAGCGGCATTGCTGCAACCCCTGAGTGGCGACGTTTCTGCCAAGGACATTGCCTACCGTCAGCCTGTAAAGCTCGCTGCGCTCGAAGCGCATTACGAAACCGAAAAGGGTGCTCCACTATACATTGGCGGTATTGTTGACGAAGAAAACGAAACTGTTAGCCATAAAATAGAACTGCCAAAAATGCTATCGTTCCTGGCCTTTGGCGATTTTGATGCCGAAGTAAAGGGACTTAAAGATTTCCCAAAAGAGAATAGACCGCCCGTTGCCATTACGCACTACGCCTTTCAGGTAATGGTTAGCCTTGGCGGGTTACTGGTACTGGCAGCACTTGTCTACTTCATCAGCCTTAAAAAGAAGTCGTGGCAGGGCAGCAAACGCTACTGGCTATACTTTGCATTAATGGCGCCCGTGGGCTTTCTGGCTCTTGAAGCGGGATGGATTGTAACCGAAGTAGGCCGCCAGCCCTGGATAATCCATAACGTAATGCGCACTAAAGATGCCGTTACACCCATGCCGGGCATGATCTATAGCTTTTATATGTATGTACTGTTGTATGCTACCCTTACCGTAGCGGTTAGCTGGCTCATGGCCCGCCAGATAAAAGTGCTTAACCAAAGCCCTGTTTAA
- a CDS encoding REP-associated tyrosine transposase, which translates to MSTKYKAPTTEEAYFVTLTTVGWVDVFTRLNQKYNIIDSLQYCQKHKGLEIYAYCLMPSHLHMVCKATDGVIVADIMRYLKKFTAKKIVASVIDEPESRKEWLLKFFHDACEHLKRPQQFKVWQDGYHAEIVQSNWFLKQKIHYIHNNPVVEKIVANPEDYYFSSARNYAELDNDLEVILLDLF; encoded by the coding sequence ATGTCAACCAAATACAAAGCACCAACTACTGAAGAGGCTTATTTCGTTACGCTTACCACTGTTGGTTGGGTGGATGTATTTACCAGGCTGAATCAAAAATATAACATTATTGATTCTCTGCAATATTGTCAGAAGCACAAGGGATTAGAAATATATGCGTATTGTCTTATGCCAAGCCACCTTCATATGGTTTGTAAAGCTACTGATGGTGTTATAGTGGCCGATATAATGCGGTATTTGAAAAAGTTTACAGCCAAGAAAATAGTAGCTTCAGTCATTGATGAGCCCGAGAGCCGTAAGGAGTGGTTGTTGAAATTTTTTCATGATGCGTGCGAACATCTTAAAAGACCGCAACAATTTAAAGTATGGCAGGATGGTTACCATGCCGAAATTGTACAGTCAAATTGGTTCTTAAAACAAAAGATTCATTATATACATAACAATCCGGTTGTTGAAAAAATAGTAGCAAATCCTGAAGACTATTATTTCAGTTCAGCTCGTAACTATGCAGAACTTGATAATGATCTGGAAGTCATATTGCTTGATTTGTTTTGA
- a CDS encoding helix-turn-helix domain-containing protein, which produces MDSTTLEQFYSKEFHKGRGAGGGLLPEGISKEIGHFNVFNVGEIVAQYRKKPFMPYNRRLYYKISFITGRHRAEYADKEIEIDKYALLFATPRLPYRWLPLDEEQGGYFCIFTEEFLVQSKSGVVLDDLPIFTPGGYPVFMLSDTEAEDIRAIFEKMYKELSGNYAYKYDLLRNYLMELIHYGQKLQPDTALYTANTSSSRTASLFAELLERQFPIASSGQKLSLRTAKDYAERLAVHVNHLNKVLKEHTGKTTTELIKNRIVQEAKILLRQTDWNISEIAYSLGFEEVAHFSNFFKKETTLSPAGFRV; this is translated from the coding sequence ATGGACAGCACCACACTCGAACAGTTTTACAGCAAAGAATTCCATAAAGGCAGAGGGGCAGGCGGCGGCCTGCTGCCGGAGGGCATCAGTAAAGAAATAGGCCATTTTAACGTGTTTAACGTAGGCGAGATTGTGGCCCAGTACCGCAAAAAACCCTTTATGCCCTATAACCGCAGGCTGTACTATAAGATAAGCTTTATTACCGGTCGCCACCGTGCCGAGTATGCCGATAAGGAAATAGAGATAGACAAATACGCACTGCTGTTTGCCACGCCACGGCTACCGTATCGCTGGCTTCCGTTGGATGAAGAGCAGGGCGGATACTTTTGTATTTTTACTGAGGAGTTTTTGGTGCAAAGCAAAAGCGGTGTAGTACTGGATGACCTGCCAATTTTCACGCCGGGAGGTTACCCCGTGTTTATGCTTAGCGATACTGAAGCGGAGGATATTAGAGCCATTTTTGAAAAAATGTACAAAGAGCTTTCCGGTAACTATGCCTATAAGTACGACCTGCTGCGCAACTACCTTATGGAGCTTATTCACTACGGGCAAAAGCTACAGCCCGATACTGCACTGTATACAGCAAATACATCATCGTCGCGCACAGCATCATTGTTCGCTGAGTTGCTGGAGCGTCAGTTTCCCATAGCGTCGTCAGGGCAAAAGCTAAGCCTGCGTACCGCGAAGGACTATGCCGAACGACTGGCCGTGCACGTTAACCACCTTAATAAAGTACTTAAAGAACATACGGGTAAAACCACTACCGAACTTATCAAGAACCGTATTGTGCAGGAAGCCAAGATCCTGCTCCGCCAAACGGACTGGAATATTAGCGAAATAGCCTATTCACTGGGGTTTGAAGAGGTGGCGCATTTTTCTAACTTCTTTAAGAAAGAAACTACGCTGTCG